One window from the genome of Drosophila albomicans strain 15112-1751.03 chromosome 2L, ASM965048v2, whole genome shotgun sequence encodes:
- the LOC117565805 gene encoding dedicator of cytokinesis protein 7: MANTQRSFVQKVSKQAATDVRKNMAAHMHTKPFNTSSILGSTLSLTEPLDYEEFLSQHINIITRDPLKHILDFPQGDITIKIIPRKIRTIEHILPKEHISDLPSHVQECISSYTRPWKTVEYLHRHYSSSCCARERIDRGTISPSAFQQEFEIDKDFSSFDESFTDKSDSCTPSSRQSIASLASVSSCTDTLTPRGSWASFDLRRSVNDPLIPNLLDNVSPEQIDQLNEARRQDKRQEALFSLYPEPETDEIIERRLPAVLPVEHMGHRILVKCLQLKLELEVEPIFASMAIYDAKERQKISENFYFDMNSDNLRLMLSNHVRCADISTQSRSAIFEISYPSNDLFLVIRLEKVLQGDINNSVEPYLKEDKDKYREKVKSNAADYCERLGKYRMPFAWTAIYLTNVFNGDSFESKDSSVVEKDLTASGVCTALASAASSNSLDRKSSTSSFDQLRRKANDMSGTLTRRGSLERKEKRRSWSPDDFANAIETFRPITITVPSFFKQEADKMKDEDLYKFLPELKRPNAVTKKYKCIPGSIKLEISPCIDDVINALTPELARVEPQSVEKTRTIKEVLEFSPLPIYNPHYSYRNLLFVSPKELNFSSRAGSARNIAIRVQLMAGENPNDAVNAIFGKSSCPEYGTEAYTSVNYHNKCPTFYDEIKIALPSAIKQHHHLLFTIYHVSCQKKPHELQLSVETPIGYTWLPLLEDGKLKVGEFNLPVMVEMPPENYSFIPPNVHLPGIKWLDNHRAVFTISVTAITSIHTLDKYLDHFFLNCEYLNSRNIPSHIGESNMEAELKKCLLDINQSNRESLVRHLPRVLDKLIELLVTSHKVGTQPMALGATVFEVLCLVSAHLSLLTDVDQYGRQSLFSTYVQFQCKIPHPSAAKRDFSNELKSNKSYGLYDDILNSGRPNLDNNLSSSATPLDGSAPLVCLLHEELALQYTLASGKVSDLAMNNSWFLFELIIKSMTEHLDYTDSICGPRKHRFSHQFLDDISTLVTLVTNKVAEYHNIDTRSAQSLNASLSFFIFDLLSIMDRGFVFGLIKIYSKLIMSRNASVPDLMNYKIDFLRIVCSHEHFVALNLPFGTPYTTISAPCSPTPSTTSNNSQTSYGSVERSLHADLTTEFRQQHFLVGLVLSDLATVMEVPNPQLHGKAISCIRNLLTSHDSRYDEEARSRVASLYIPLLSIVMDTLSQLHQYICDVQDHDRFHQMSQLEDYQGPHQTISTSTISPEVAYAISGSRVYSYMAEQSKNKISLNAENTRHLLACFLWVLKNLERTVLYRWLLGLTPHRVHQMLQVLNTSLKAFEYSGQKRLPTLKRTNTHSFRKTATTDVKEKLEECIRGTNSARYDLINRRKDRNSTDKLRWRKDQMPYRSQYSDTSNRNEPDLELSYFIEGSLATEIGLIILDSLEIIVHVATNLHHNLLGTVLKVLLHSLARNQSTLALQNLFASQRALIFKFPNLLFDEETDICADLCLLLLKHCSSQLPGIRSQAAASLYLLMRQNFEIGNNFARVKMQVTMSLSSLVGTSASFSEQSLRRALKTILVYAESDTDLQETSFPEQVQDLLFNLHMILSDTVKMKEYQEDPEMLLDLMNRIAKGYQNNPDLRLTWLENMAKKHRERANHTEAAMCYVHAAALVSEYLSMLESQTHLPVGAVSFQRISPNTFMESAVSDDVLSPGEDGICLGNHFTETGLKALLEEASSSFQVAGMYEAMNEVYKILTPICEANREFLKLSKVHGKLQEAFNRIAQLQGKRVFGTYFRVGFYGAKFGDLDQQEFIYKEPTLTKLPEIFSRLQNFYADRFGPDSVHIIKDSNNFDINTLDPEKAYIQITYVEPFFETYEMRHRETYFERNFNIKRFIFSTPFTKNGKAHGELHEQCKRKTILTTANHFPYVKTRIQVISRTQFQLEPIEVAIEDIQKKTLELAAATNQEPADPKILQMVLQGCIGTTVNQGPMEMASVFLSILSDGTTVPTKHQNKLRLCFREFSKRCADALKKNRNLILSDQKDYQRELERNYERFVERLSPLITLTEAQTQGVVKANCYQNKTTPLKW; this comes from the exons ATGGCTAATACACAAAGATCTTTTGTACAAAAGGTTTCCAA GCAAGCGGCTACGGATGTTCGTAAAAATATGGCTGCGCATATGCATACAAAGCCCTTTAATACAAGTTCGATATTAGGCTCAACA CTTTCGCTCACGGAACCGCTTGACTATGAGGAATTTCTTAGCcagcacataaatattataactCGAGATCCCTTAAAACATATATTGGATTTTCCACAAGGtgatattacaataaaaataatacctcGAAAAATTCGGACCATTGAACATATTTTACCGAAAGAACACAT TTCCGATTTGCCAAGTCATGTGCAAGAATGCATTAGTAGCTATACTCGCCCTTGGAAGACTGTTGAATATTTACATCGCCATTACTCAAGCTCATGTTGTGCACGCGAACGTATTGATCGAGGCACCATCAGTCCTTCTGCTTTCCAACAAGAGTTTGAGATTGATAAGGATTTTTCATCATTCGACGAATCATTCACCGATAAGAGTGATAGTTGTACACCTAGTTCAAGACAGTCGATTGCTAGTCTAGCGTCTGTTAGTTCTTGTACAGATACTCTAACTCCACGCGGCTCTTGGGCTAGTTTCGATTTGCGAAGATCTGTGAATGATCCACTTATTCCTAATTTATTGGACAATGTATCGCCGGAACAAATTGATCAATTAAATGAGGCACGGCGACAAGATAAACGCCAAGAAGCTTTATTTTCGCTCTATCCCGAACCGGAAACTGATGAAATTATTGAGCGTAGACTACCTGCAGTGTTGCCTGTGGAACACATGGGCCACCGTATCCTAGTTAAATGTTTGCAGTTAAAGTTAGAACTCGAGGTTGAACCAATATTTGCATCAATGGCTATATATGATGCTAAAGAACGACAAAAAATTTCCGAAAATTTTTACTTTGACATGAATTCAGATAACCTAAGGCTTATGCTATCAAATCATGTTCGTTGTGCGGACATTAGCACACAAAGTCGTTCCGCTATATTCGAAATTTCCTATCCAAgcaatgatttgtttcttGTTATACGCCTTGAAAAAGTTTTACAGGGCGACATTAATAATTCCGTTGAGCCCTATCTTAAAGAAGACAAAGATAAGTATAGAGAGAAAGTTAAATCGAATGCGGCAGATTATTGCGAGCGATTGGGTAAATATCGCATGCCCTTTGCATGGACGGCAATATATTTAACGAATGTGTTTAATGGAGACAGCTTTGAAAGTAAAGACTCATCCGTGGTGGAGAAAGATTTGACTGCAAGCGGTGTTTGTACTGCATTGGCGTCTGCGGCTAGTTCAAATAGTTTAGATCGAAAGTCTTCAACTAGCAGTTTCGATCAACTTCGCCGAAAAGCCAATGATATGAGCGGCACACTGACACGACGCGGATCTCTCGAACGAAAGGAGAAACGCCGCTCTTGGTCACCGGATGATTTTGCCAATGCCATTGAAACTTTTCGTCCCATTACAATCACTGTGCCGAGCTTTTTTAAACAAGAGGCTGATAAAATGAAAGATGAggatttatataaatttttgccCGAGCTTAAAAGGCCGAATGCTGtaacaaaaaagtataaatgTATTCCGGGGTCTATTAAACTCGAGATATCGCCATGTATCGACGATGTTATTAACGCTTTAACACCTGAACTGGCCAGAGTTGAGCCACAGAGTGTTGAAAAAACGCGTACTATTAAAGAAGTATTGGAGTTCTCACCATTACCTATATATAATCCTCATTATAGTTATCGCAATTTACTTTTTGTATCACCAAAAGAGTTGAATTTTTCATCTCGTGCTGGATCTGCACGTAATATCGCTATTCGTGTGCAGTTAATGGCAG GTGAGAATCCAAACGATGCCGTGAATGCAATATTTGGGAAATCATCATGTCCGGAATATGGAACTGAGGCATACACGTCAGTCAATTACCATAACAAATGCCCAACATTCTACGATGAGATTAAAATAGCGTTGCCGTCTGCAATTAAGCAGCATCACCACTTACTATTTACAATCTACCACGTATCGTGCCAGAAAAAGCCACATGAGTTGCAACTTTCAGTAGAAACTCCCATCGGCTACACATGGTTACCTCTTTTGGAGGATGGTAAATTGAAAGTCGGGGAATTTAACCTGCCAGTAATGGTTGAAATGCCACCAGAAAACTACTCTTTTATACCACCAAATGTACATTTACCTGGGATTAAATGGCTGGACAACCATCGCGCCGTTTTCACCATAAGTGTGACCGCAATCACTTCAATTCATACGTTAGATAAATATCTCgaccatttttttttgaacTGTGAATATTTGAACAGCCGTAATATACCATCTCATATTGGTGAAAGTAATATGGAAGCCGAGCTAAAAAAATGTCTACTGGATATAAATCAGTCAAATCGTGAATCATTAGTTAGACATTTACCTCGTGTCTTAGACAAGTTGATAGAGTTGTTGGTAACTAGCCATAAAGTTGGCACACAGCCCATGGCTTTGGGTGCCACAGTCTTTGAGGTGCTATGCTTGGTTTCGGCTCACTTGTCCTTACTAACTGATGTCGACCAATATGGACGTCAAAGTTTATTTTCCACATATGTTCAGTTTCAGTGTAAAATACCACACCCATCGGCTGCAAAACGTGACTTTAGTAACGAATTGAAATCCAATAAGTCATATGGCTTATATGATGACATTTTAAATAGTGGCCGGCCAA aTCTTGACAACAATTTATCTAGCAGTGCCACCCCACTGGATGGTTCGGCCCCACTTGTGTGCTTGCTACATGAAGAGCTAGCCTTGCAATATACACTAGCCAGCGGCAAGGTGTCAGATCTTGCCATGAACAACTCATGGTTTCTTTTCGAACTAATTATAAAATCTATGACAGAGCATCTTGATTATACGGATTCTATATGCGGCCCACGGAAACACAGGTTTTCACATCAATTTCTCGATGACATTTCAACACTCGTCACCCTCGTCACAAATAAAGTTGCTGAATACCATAATATTGACACAAGAAGTGCTCAGTCATTAAACGCCAGCTTAagcttttttatatttgaccTACTTAGTATAATGGATCGAGGATTTGTATTTGgcctaattaaaatttattcgaAACTAATTATGTCACGAAACGCATCTGTACCTGATCTGATGAATTACAAAATCGATTTCTTGCGAATTGTTTGCAGTCACGAGCACTTTGTAGCATTAAATTTACCTTTTGGTACTCCTTATACCACTATCTCAGCACCTTGCAGTCCTACTCCCAGTACCACTTCAAATAATAGCCAAACTTcatat GGATCTGTTGAGCGTTCCTTACACGCCGACCTCACCACGGAATTTCGTCAACAACACTTTCTAGTCGGCCTTGTCTTAAGTGATTTAGCGACAGTCATGGAGGTGCCAAATCCTCAATTGCATGGAAAAGCTATAAGCTGTATTCGGAATCTTTTGACTTCACATGATTCACGGTATGATGAAGAAGCACGATCACGAGTAGCTTCTTTGTATATTCCATTACTTTCCATAGTCATGGATACGTTGTCACAATTGCATCAATATATATGTGATGTCCAAGATCATGATCGTTTTCACCAGATGAGTCAACTTGAAGATTATCAAGGGCCACATCAGACTATATCCACATCTACAATTAGCCCAGAAGTTGCGTATGCCATCTCTGGCAGTCGTGTATACTCCTATATGGCCGAACAATCCAAGAACAAGATATCATTAAATGCAGAAAACACCCGTCATTTGCTGGCGTGTTTTCTGTGGGTACTAAAAAATTTAGAACGCACTGTTCTTTATCGTTGGTTGCTTGGATTAACTCCACATCGCGTACACCAAATGTTACAAGTACTTAATACATCTTTAAAAGCCTTTGAATATTCAGGACAAAAGCGCTTACCAACTTTAAAGCGGACTAATACTCATAGTTTTCGCAAAACTGCGACCACTGATGTTAAGGAAAAGTTGGAAGAATGTATCAGAGGAACCAACTCAGCGCGGTACGATTTAATTAACCGTCGCAAGGATCGCAATTCGACGGATAAACTTCGTTGGCGGAAAGATCAAATGCCATATCGGTCTCAGTATAGTGACACATCTAACAGAAATGAGCCAGATCTTGAGCTAagttattttattgaaggTTCACTTGCGACTGAAATTGGGCTGATTATACTCGATTCTTTGGAAATAATCGTACACGTCGCCACTAATCTTCATCACAATCTGCTTGGAACTGTTCTTAAAGTGCTGTTACATAGTTTAGCACGAAATCAATCTACGCTGGCACTGCAAAACTTGTTTGCATCTCAGAGAGCCCTGATTTTTAAATTCCCAAATCTATTGTTTGACGAAGAAACGGACATATGCGCAGACTTGtgtttattgcttttaaaGCACTGCTCGTCACAATTACCAGGTATCAGGTCGCAAGCTGCTGCTtcgttatatttattaatgagGCAAAACTTCGAAATTGGAAAT aATTTTGCACGTGTCAAAATGCAAGTTACTATGTCACTAAGTTCTCTAGTAGGTACTAGTGCTTCATTCAGCGAGCAATCACTCCGTCGGGCGTTAAAAACAATTCTCGTGTACGCCGAGTCCGATACCGATCTGCAGGAAACCTCTTTCCCAGAGCAAGTACAAGATTTACTGTTTAACTTACACATGATTCTGTCAGATACTGTGAAAATGAAGGAGTATCAAGAGGATCCTGAAATGTTACTTGATTTGATGAATCGCATAGCAAAAGGTTATCAAAATAATCCAGATTTGCGATTAACTTGGCTGGAAAATATGGCTAAAAAGCATCGTGAGCGTGCTAACCACACTGAGGCGGCCATGTGTTATGTTCACGCTGCCGCTTTAGTTTCTGAATATTTAAGCATGCTCGAGTCTCAAACACATTTGCCAGTCGGTGCCGTTAGTTTTCAACGCATATCACCAAATACATTTATGGAATCAGCGGTGTCAGATGACGTTCTGAGTCCCGGAGAAGATGGTATTTGCCTGGGTAATCACTTCACTGAAACTGGATTAAAAGCTCTGCTTGAAGAGGCATCGAGTTCATTTCAAGTTGCCGGCATGTATGAAGCTATGAACGAAGTGTATAAAATTCTGACTCCAATCTGTGAAGCGAATCGCGAATTTCTCAAGCTCAGTAAAGTTCATGGCAAGCTGCAAGAAGCTTTTAACCGAATTGCCCAACTCCAG GGTAAACGAGTATTTGGTACGTACTTTAGGGTTGGTTTTTATGGCGCTAAATTTGGAGACCTCGATCAacaagaatttatttacaaagaGCCCACCCTAACAAAATTGCCTGAAATATTCAGTCGACTTCAG aatttctaTGCGGATAGATTTGGTCCCGATTCTGTGCATATAATTAAAGACTCAAATAATTTCGACATAAATACCTTAGATCCGGAAAAGGCTTACATTCAAATCACTTACGTGGAACCGTTTTTCGAAACTTATGAAATGCGTCATCGTGAAACATACTttgaaagaaattttaatatta AACGGTTTATATTTTCGACCCCTTTTACAAAGAATGGAAAAGCTCATGGTGAATTACACGAGCAATGTAAACGCAAGACAATCCTTACCACAGCAAACCATTTTCCATATGTAAAAACTCGCATCCAAGTAATCAGCCGAACTCAGTTTCAATTGGAGCCCATTGAAGTGGCTATTG AGGACATACAAAAGAAGACATTGGAATTAGCTGCAGCTACAAATCAGGAACCGGCTGAtccaaaaatattgcaaatggtTTTGCAAGGTTGTATTGGTACTACTGTTAATCAGGGTCCTATGGAAATGGCTAGCgtatttctttcaattttatcTGATGGGACAACTGTACCGACAAagcatcaaaataaattacggTTGTGCTTCAGAGAATTTTCAAAACGATGTGCAgatgctttaaaaaaaaatcgaaatttaatattatcgGATCAAAAAGATTATCAGCGGGAATTAGAACGCAACTATGAACGTTTTGTCGAACGGCTCTCCCCGCTAATCACGCTTACGGAAGCTCAAACGCAAGGTGTTGTAAA aGCTAACTGctatcaaaataaaaccacaCCCTTGAAATGGTAA
- the LOC117565808 gene encoding ATR-interacting protein mus304 codes for MAPSMFPTSSAKMARQFRPLLNNSSKRQKLELGVQNSGDLFKSTIAEFWGSDDDDVILLATQQAEENQRQPDSPRQTENEFELRPFVSSTQQPHRKRLSTSRQSPAYQPRHVASTSPEDETIKFSNSSNFRPNKDNPLLPEVQHVQNEPTISNTSHWATSRQVAQERQLKLLMERVDILQKENSKLQKDLLDHKSQTGTKDGEVKLLRYELQQARKLLQMSKMEKIIMAEEAKKDCNRKVADVYKEVIAKNTELTFTNVEFSEYKIRNTNNSFKNQQLTVYDTDECRNILRVENLCITRFNTQFSINAENKLYDFSKETRTQKKQRSFFELELEHLIFLNAELQLQANTDTMAMDRVISSVRGVFKEFLSYAQTLELPKHHLVYPYHHYDLQFDHNTCQRHSLIQTENLYKLERGVLLRRYIATLALICQRHGNLSQTLIKNKSDNSSILQIVIEAINKLSYSSEVLEHFGVIEATGAFLHSLLSNINAVYTHETQLDSLFNLFKQLVFTRPNIWVFQQLSSCMLLCALHDQIMERMCTGTNNNCFVSDRVRSKYRFRPESCLIQVYAGLLELCFCGDIPLNSTHFKLLLSICGNHVRFVYQGFISMPKFIMKMHPFQTFAEYEGPVERLTPKIMVTSSTNSSNNNNTAIPSKIGKPAVEQLVQESNCECYVKLCISVVTLVFQMMYQWTLQVEKSDVSHVGEISQTALHLLILIFREYYLPSIFRDSEETTKHNLSLLCGWWKEHMHILRFQDTHLHFLNQLEELQFMLKPMHHEANHSNPDTDLADWKSIVNKGDMVIDKFDSLQSEFNFNTLYLHKMNDFFNNLKSSAKNNIYKN; via the exons ATGGCGCCATCGATGTTTCCCACCTCTAGTGCAAAGATGGCAAGACAATTTCGTCCGCTACTAAACAATTCGAGTAAAAGGCAAAAATTAGAATTAGGCGTGCAAAATTCAGGCGATTTGTTTAAGTCAACTATTGCTGAATTTTGGGGAagtgacgatgacgatgttATTTTGTTAGCTACTCAACAAGCAGAGGAAAATCAGCGACAGCCAGACAGTCCACGACAAACAGagaatgaatttgaattacGTCCATTTGTATCAAGTACACAACAACCGCATAGAAAGCGGCTATCAACTTCACGCCAGAGTCCTGCGTACCAGCCGCGCCATGTGGCTTCAACATCGCCTGAAGATGAGACGATCAAATTCTCAAATTCGAGTAATTTTAGGCCCAATAAAGATAATCCTCTGTTACCAGAAGTTCAACATGTACAAAATGAGCctacaatttcaaatacaaGTCATTGGGCAACTAGTCGTCAAGTAGCACAGGAACGAcaacttaaattattaatggaGCGCGTCGATATTCTCCAAAAGGAAAATTCCAAATTGCAAAAAGATCTCTTGGATCACAAGAGTCAAACAGGCACCAAGGATGGAGAG GTAAAATTACTCCGTTATGAACTACAACAAGCGAGAAAATTACTTCAAATGAGTAAGATGGAAAAAATTATTATGGCTGAAGAAGCTAAAAAAGACTGCAATAGAAAAGTCGCAGATGTTTACAAGGAAGTGATTGCGAAAAATACAGAATTAACGTTTACGAATGTTGAATTTTCTGAATATAAAATTCGAAATACGAACAACTCATTCAAAAACCAACAACTTACAGTCTATGATACCGATGAGTGTCGTAATATCCTTCGTGTGGAAAATCTGTGCATAACAAGGTTTAATACACAATTTTCTATTAATGCGGAAAATAAGCTTTACGATTTTTCAAAAGAAACCCGCACGCAAAAGAAACAACGAAGCTTCTTTGAATTGGAGCTAGAGCATTTGATTTTCCTAAACGCAGAACTGCAGTTGCAAGCCAACACTGACACAATGGCTATGGACCGCGTAATTAGCTCAGTACGTGGTGTATTTAAAGAGTTCTTGTCATATGCTCAAACTTTGGAATTACCAAAACACCATTTAGTATATCCATATCATCATTATGATCTACAATTTGATCACAACACTTGCCAACGCCACTCATTAATTCAAACCGAGAATTTGTACAAACTTGAAAGGGGTGTTTTATTGCGTCGCTATATAGCGACCTTGGCGTTGATTTGTCAAAGGCATGGCAACTTATCTCAAactttgattaaaaataaaagtgacaACTCTTCAATATTGCAAATTGTCATAGAGGCAATAAACAAGTTAAGCTACTCATCGGAAGTACTTGAGCATTTCGGGGTTATTGAAGCAACTGGGGCTTTTCTACACAGTTTACTTAGTAATATAAATGCGGTTTATACACACGAAACTCAATTGGATTCACTTTTTAACTTATTCAAACAGTTGGTGTTTACTCGACCAAATATATGGGTGTTTCAGCAGCTAAGTTCTTGTATGTTATTATGTGCTTTACACGATCAAATAATGGAGAGAATGTGCACTGGcactaataataattgttttgtgtCAGACAGAGTTCGATCTAAATACCGTTTTCGGCCCGAGTCTTGTTTAATACAAGTTTACGCCGGGTTACttgaactttgtttttgtggtgACATTCCTCTGAACTCAACCCATTTTAAGTTGCTTCTATCTATATGTGGAAATCACGTGCGCTTCGTATACCAAGGTTTTATATCAATGCctaaatttataatgaaaatgcatCCATTTCAAACCTTTGCTGAGTACGAAGGCCCTGTCGAGCGCTTAACGCCCAAAATTATGGTTACCTCTAGTACAAATTctagcaacaataacaacacagcAATTCCATCAAAAATTGGTAAACCCGCAGTGGAACAGTTAGTCCAAGAAAGCAACTGCGAATGCTACGTAAAATTATGTATAAGTGTTGTCACACTTGTATTTCAAATGATGTATCAATGGACACTACAAGTTGAAAAATCAG atGTTTCACACGTTGGGGAAATATCACAAACCGCATTACATTTGCTAATACTTATTTTTCGAGAATACTATCTTCCAAGTATTTTTCGTGACTCTGAAGAAACgacaaaacataatttatcGCTCCTTTGCGGTTGGTGGAAAGagcatatgcatattttgagGTTTCAAGACACACact TGCATTTTTTGAATCAACTGGAggaattgcaatttatgttgAAGCCAATGCATCATGAAGCAAATCATAGTAATCCCGATACTGACTTGGCCGACTGGAAAAGTATTGTTAACAAAGGTGACATGGTCATCGACAAGTTTGATTCGTTGCAAAgcgaatttaatttcaatactCTATACTTACATAAAATGAATGACTTTTTCAATAACTTGAAATCGTCcgctaaaaataatatttataaaaattag